A DNA window from Bradyrhizobium barranii subsp. barranii contains the following coding sequences:
- a CDS encoding DUF3551 domain-containing protein, whose translation MYKPAVVVSLFAALLIAGSARAQTYGGDAPVCLHVFGELEGERMDCIFSSFAQCQASAQGRPATCLTNPYFAQAPSARTGRRVR comes from the coding sequence GTGTACAAGCCTGCTGTCGTCGTTTCCCTGTTCGCCGCGCTCTTGATCGCCGGTTCCGCGCGCGCCCAGACCTATGGGGGCGATGCGCCGGTCTGCCTGCACGTCTTCGGCGAGTTGGAGGGCGAGCGGATGGACTGCATTTTCTCCTCGTTCGCCCAGTGCCAGGCAAGCGCGCAGGGGCGTCCGGCGACATGTCTGACGAATCCGTATTTCGCGCAGGCGCCGTCGGCGAGGACAGGGCGGCGCGTTCGCTAG
- a CDS encoding branched-chain amino acid ABC transporter permease: MMGQGRLAAWAVGLAALVALPFVYRDPYHLHILVLILIWSFAYTSWSMMGRFGLVSLGHGGFMGIGAYVTALLWNHLGVSPWIGIPVGMAAAGVLALIVGYPCFRFRITGHYFVLVTLALSGIVLQVITATRDYTGGSLGYTPNRASGNKLLALQFDDKTTWYLIALGVWLAGIVVWHLIDRSMSRYALETISEDEDAAAAAGVNVTAEKLKITLISALMTALAGSIYVQYQMFITPDTVSGIAVSLQMVFAAIVGGLFVSLGPTVGAVITILLAETLRIGFGTKAVGWDNLVYGVLLVLFIIFLPKGILGSLLDRLKPQRKVPRAHEQEAVQIARPGT, from the coding sequence ATGATGGGGCAGGGGCGGCTTGCGGCATGGGCGGTGGGGCTGGCGGCGCTGGTCGCGCTGCCCTTCGTCTATCGCGATCCCTATCATCTGCACATCCTGGTGCTGATCCTGATCTGGTCGTTCGCCTACACGTCCTGGTCGATGATGGGACGGTTCGGTCTGGTCTCGCTCGGCCATGGCGGCTTCATGGGGATCGGCGCCTATGTCACGGCGCTGCTCTGGAATCATCTCGGCGTGTCGCCCTGGATCGGCATTCCCGTCGGCATGGCCGCGGCCGGGGTGCTGGCGCTGATCGTCGGCTATCCCTGCTTCCGCTTCCGCATCACCGGGCACTATTTCGTGCTGGTGACGCTGGCGCTCTCCGGCATCGTGCTCCAGGTCATCACGGCCACGCGCGACTATACCGGCGGCTCGCTTGGCTATACGCCGAACCGCGCGTCGGGCAACAAGCTGCTTGCGCTGCAATTCGACGACAAGACGACCTGGTACCTGATCGCGCTTGGCGTGTGGCTGGCGGGCATTGTCGTCTGGCACTTGATCGACCGCAGCATGAGCCGCTACGCGCTGGAGACGATCTCGGAGGACGAGGATGCCGCGGCCGCCGCCGGCGTCAACGTCACCGCGGAGAAGCTGAAGATTACGCTGATCAGCGCATTGATGACGGCGCTGGCGGGCTCGATCTACGTCCAGTACCAGATGTTCATCACGCCCGACACGGTCAGCGGCATCGCGGTGTCGCTCCAGATGGTGTTCGCGGCCATCGTCGGTGGCCTGTTCGTCTCGCTCGGGCCGACCGTCGGCGCGGTCATCACCATCCTGCTCGCAGAGACCTTACGGATCGGCTTCGGCACCAAGGCGGTCGGCTGGGACAACCTCGTCTATGGCGTGCTGCTGGTCCTTTTCATCATATTCCTTCCCAAGGGCATCCTTGGTAGCCTGCTCGACCGATTGAAGCCGCAACGCAAGGTGCCCCGCGCTCATGAGCAAGAAGCCGTCCAAATCGCTCGCCCAGGAACTTGA
- a CDS encoding polyphosphate kinase 2 family protein produces MSKKPSKSLAQELDSYITPFRYDGSGKFHLKDYKTNEKGDLDKEKAQEILDANKKRMIEFQEKLYAQDRWSVLIVLQAMDAAGKDSAIKAIFEGINPQGCEVHAFKAPSTKELDHDFLWRHAIALPERGHIGIFNRSHYEECLVTRVHPEILARQKLPQGLVTKNIWKERFEDISAFERHLSRNGTVVLKFFLNLSKEEQRERFLERLEEPAKQWKFSMDDIKERALWPRYQAVYQDIVRQTATSHAPWYVVPADHKWFARVVIGSAIVAALEKLDLRFPRADKASLREFAEVRKALESEGKGGRKPAK; encoded by the coding sequence ATGAGCAAGAAGCCGTCCAAATCGCTCGCCCAGGAACTTGACAGCTACATCACGCCGTTCCGTTACGACGGATCGGGCAAGTTTCACCTCAAGGATTACAAGACCAACGAGAAGGGCGATCTCGACAAGGAGAAGGCGCAGGAGATTCTCGACGCCAACAAGAAGCGGATGATCGAGTTTCAGGAGAAGCTCTACGCCCAGGACCGCTGGTCGGTGCTGATCGTGCTCCAGGCCATGGACGCCGCCGGCAAGGATTCTGCGATCAAGGCGATCTTCGAGGGCATCAACCCGCAGGGCTGCGAGGTCCATGCTTTCAAGGCGCCGAGCACCAAGGAGCTCGATCACGATTTCCTCTGGCGCCACGCGATCGCGCTGCCCGAGCGCGGCCATATCGGCATCTTCAACCGCTCCCATTACGAGGAGTGCCTGGTCACGCGGGTGCATCCGGAGATTCTTGCCAGGCAGAAGCTGCCGCAAGGGCTCGTCACCAAGAACATCTGGAAGGAGCGATTCGAGGACATCTCCGCTTTCGAGCGCCATCTCAGCCGCAACGGCACGGTGGTTCTGAAATTCTTCCTCAATCTATCCAAGGAGGAGCAGCGCGAGCGCTTCCTTGAGCGGCTCGAGGAACCGGCCAAGCAGTGGAAGTTCTCGATGGACGACATCAAGGAGCGCGCGCTGTGGCCGCGCTACCAGGCGGTCTATCAGGATATCGTCCGGCAAACGGCAACGTCGCACGCGCCCTGGTATGTCGTGCCGGCCGACCACAAATGGTTCGCGCGCGTCGTGATCGGCTCGGCGATCGTCGCGGCGCTCGAAAAGCTGGACCTGCGCTTCCCCCGCGCCGACAAGGCCTCGCTGCGTGAGTTCGCCGAAGTGCGCAAAGCGCTGGAGAGCGAGGGGAAGGGAGGCAGGAAGCCCGCAAAGTGA
- a CDS encoding patatin-like phospholipase family protein — protein sequence MTARETSNQKNVNFALQGGGAHGAFVWGVLDHVLEDGRLAIEAISATSAGAMNAVVLASGMAIGGAEGARQNLHAFWYEVSRMDQVYDLFSPLNQLIQALKLPPEYHPVHAFIHTLTHTVPPNLLNPLHFNPLRSLLLRVVDFDRLNSSPDAPQLFLNATNVRTGKIKVFQTPLLSAETVLASACLPPYFQAVEIDGEHYWDGGYLGNPAIFPLIYRKGSQDVIIVQVTAIRRDELPASAADVLHRINEISFNSSLMREMRAIAFATRLIDNGELDRNTHSRMFMHWIGNDQLMSQLGTATQFHPEWSLLCRLRDEGREAARIWLTQNFDWIGSASTVDLTEMFL from the coding sequence GTGACCGCCCGTGAGACCAGCAACCAGAAGAACGTCAACTTCGCGCTTCAGGGCGGCGGCGCGCACGGCGCCTTCGTCTGGGGCGTGCTGGACCACGTGCTCGAGGACGGCAGGCTCGCCATCGAGGCGATCAGCGCTACAAGCGCGGGCGCGATGAATGCGGTGGTGCTGGCCTCAGGCATGGCCATCGGCGGAGCCGAGGGGGCGCGGCAGAACCTGCATGCGTTCTGGTACGAGGTCTCGCGGATGGATCAGGTCTATGACCTGTTCTCGCCACTCAACCAGTTGATCCAGGCCCTCAAGCTGCCGCCGGAATATCACCCTGTCCATGCTTTCATCCACACGCTGACGCACACGGTGCCGCCGAACCTGCTCAACCCCCTCCACTTCAATCCGCTCCGGTCGTTGCTGCTACGCGTGGTCGATTTCGATCGGCTCAATTCATCGCCGGACGCACCACAGCTATTTCTCAACGCCACCAATGTCCGTACCGGCAAGATCAAGGTGTTCCAGACGCCGCTGCTCAGCGCGGAGACCGTGCTCGCCTCGGCCTGTCTGCCGCCATATTTCCAGGCGGTCGAGATCGACGGCGAGCATTATTGGGATGGCGGCTATCTCGGAAATCCCGCGATCTTTCCGCTGATCTATCGAAAAGGTAGCCAAGACGTCATCATCGTGCAGGTGACCGCGATCCGGCGTGACGAACTGCCGGCGAGCGCCGCCGACGTTCTCCATCGCATCAACGAGATCAGCTTCAATTCGTCACTGATGCGTGAGATGCGCGCGATTGCCTTCGCGACCCGGCTGATCGATAATGGCGAGCTCGATCGCAACACGCACAGTCGCATGTTCATGCACTGGATTGGAAACGACCAATTGATGTCGCAGCTCGGAACGGCCACGCAGTTCCATCCCGAATGGAGCCTCTTGTGCCGCCTGCGTGACGAGGGGCGCGAGGCCGCGCGAATCTGGCTGACGCAAAACTTTGACTGGATCGGCAGCGCGTCGACGGTTGATTTGACTGAAATGTTTCTCTGA